The Streptomyces sp. R28 region GACGCCGTACGCTTCCACGACAACGTCCAGGCACTGGGTGACGTGGCCTTCCTGGAGATCGGCCCGGACGGTGTGCTGTCCGCGATGGTCGCCCAGGACGTGGCCGACGCGGTGGCGATCCCGGTCCTGCGCAAGGGCAAGCCGGAGGAGACCGCGGCGCTGACCGCCCTCGCGCGGCTGCATGTCGGCGGTGCCGATGTCGACTGGACGTCCTTCTACCCGGGCGGAAAGCTCATCGACCTGCCCACCTACGCCTTCCGGCGGCAGAGCTACTGGCCCAAGGTCACCGAAGGCGCGGGTGACGTGCGGGCCGCCGGGCTGCGGGGTGTCGTCCACCCGATGCTCGGCGCGGCCGTCGAACTCGCCGGTTCCGCGGGCCACTTGTTCACGAGCAGGCTCTCGCTGCGTACGCACCACTGGCTCGCCGACCACGTGATCATGGGCCGGGCCCTGGTGCCCGGTGCCGCGCTGGTCGAGCTGGCGCTGCGCGCCGGTGACGAGCTGGGCTGCGACACCGTGGAGGAGCTGACGATGGCCGCGCCGCTGGTCCTGCCCGAACAGGGCGGTGTCCAGGTGCAGGTGTCCGTCGGCATCGCCGACGACGACGGCCGACGTACCGTGACGGTCTACTCGCGGCCCGAGGACACGGACCTGCCCTGGACCGAGAACGCCACCGGCCTCCTCGCCACGGGCGGTCTGCCCGTCCCGTCGGGCCCCGCGTCCGACCTCGGGTCCGGCACCGCCGAGTGGCCGCCGGCCGGCGCCGAGGCCATCGACCTCGACGGCGTGTACGACCGGTTCGCCGAGGTCGGCTTCGGCTACGGGCCGGCGTTCCAGGGGCTGCGGCGGGCGTGGCGGGCGGCCGGCGCCGTGTACGCCGAGGTCGCCCTGCCCGAGGGAACGGAAGCCGGCGGGTTCGGCCTGCACCCGGCGCTGCTCGACGGCGCCCTGCACACCGCGTTGCTCGGCGGCGAGGAGCGGGGCGGGAGCGGCGGATCCGCTGCGCTGCCCTTCTCGTGGGAGGGCGTCTCGCTGCAGGCCACCGGTGCCTCGGCGGTACGGGTGAGGATGGAGCGCGACGAGAGCGGGGCGATGTCGATAGCCCTCGCCGACTCGTCCGGCACTCCTGTCGCCCTGGTGGAGTCCCTGGTGGTGCGGGAGGTCTCCGCACAGCAGTTGGCGGGCTCCGGCGTCGGGCGCGACTCGCTGTTCACCTTGAACTGGACGCCCATCGCGGCGAACACCGCCTTCGACGAGCCGGTCGCGGTCGCCGGTGAGGACGCCTTCGGCCTTGCGGACAGCTTCGTCGGCGGCCGGGTCCACCCGGACATCGCCGCCGCGGACGCGGACGTGGTGCTGGTCGAGGTCGTCGCCGTCTCCGAGGACGTCGTGGACTCGGCGCACGCGGCGGTGTCCGACGCACTGGTGAACATCCAGGGGTGGCTGACCGCCGAACGGTCCGGACGGCTGGTGTTCGTCACACGGGGTGCCATCGCCGCAGCCGATGGGGATGTCCCGGACGTGGTGGGCGCCGCCGTGTGGGGCATGGTGCGCGTGGCGCAGTCCGAACACCCCGGGCGCTTCGGCCTGCTCGACCTCGACGACCGGCGCTCGTCGCTCGCCGTGCTGCGCCAGGCCGTCGCCGTCGAGGAACCGCAGGTCGTCATCCGCGACGGAGAGGTGTTGGCCGGACGGCTGGCCCCCGCGCCGCAGCCGCAGGAGGAGCAGACCTGGACCGGGCCCGTCCTCATCACCGGCGGCACCGGCGCGCTCGGCCGGATCATCGCCCGGCACCTGGTGGACCAGCACGGCGTCACCGAGCTGGTGCTGGCCAGCCGCAAGGGCGAGGCCGACGTGAGTGAACTGGAGGCGGCCGGCGCGACCGTGTCGGTGGTCGCCTGCGACATCGCCGACCGGGACGACCTGAGGGCGCTGCTCGACCGGCACCCGGTCAGGTCGGTCGTGCACGCCGCCGGTGTCCTCGACGACGCCACGATCGAACAGCTGACGCTGGACCGCATCGACCCGGTGCTCCAGCCCAAGGCCGACGCGGCCTGGTTCCTGCACGAACTCGCCGGCGACCTCGACCACTTCGTGCTGTTCTCCTCGGTCGCGGGCACGCTCGGCAACCCGGGGCAGGCGAACTACGCGGCGGGCAACGCGTTCCTCGACGCCCTCGCCGCCCGCCGCCGGGCCGAAGGACTGCCCGCCGTCTCGCTGGCCTGGGGCGCCTGGGACACCGGCATGCTCACCGCGCAGGACGCGGCCCGCATGGCCCGCGGCGGCCTGCCCGCGCTCACCGAGGAGCAGGGCGTACGCCTCTTCGATGCGGCGCTCGGCACCGGGCTGACGGTCCTGCTGCCGGTCCGCCTGGACCTGGCGGTGCTGCGGGACCTGGGCGAGCCGGCGCCACTGCTGCGCGGTCTCGTCCGGACGAAGTCCAGGCGGGCCGTCGTCGGACAGGAGACCGCCGACTCTCTGGTGCGCCGGATGGCGGGACTCACGGAGGCCGAGCGCACGGCGATGCTGCTGGAGGTCGTCCGGGGTCAGGTCGCCGAAGTGCTCGGCCACGGCGCCGGTGAGGAGATCGAACCCGAGCGCCAGTTCCAGGAGCTGGGCTTCGACTCCCTCACCGCCGTCGAGCTGCGCAACCGTCTCGGCACGGTCACCGGTCTGCGCCTGCCCGCCACGCTGGTGTTCGACCACCCGACCCCGAACGACCTGGTCGAGCTGCTCCGCTCCGAGCTGAACATCGGCGAACCCGCCCAGGGAACACCGGCCCTGCTCGCCGAACTCGACAAGATCGAGAAGGCGTTCGCCGACGCCACGGGCGGCTTCGACGAACGGTTCCATCAGCAGGTCGCCGGCCGCCTGGAGGTGCTGCGCACCAAGTGGGCGGAGCTGCGCAAGGGAGACACAGGCGACGGCGGGATCGACCTGGAGACGGCGTCCGACGACGAGATGTTCGCCCTGCTCGACTCCGAGTTGGGGCTGTAGCCGACAGAGCCGGGTCGGCCGACCGGCCGGCCCGGCCCCAAAGGGCCCATTGGCCCCAATCCCATCAAGTAAGGAGTACGACGCCATGACGGAGCTCGTGATCGGGATAGTGGGGCTCGGCTCGCTGGGCGAGGGGGTGGCCCGCGCGTTGCTCGGCAACGGCACGGAGGTGATCGGCGTCGACCACGACCCGGCCGTGGTGGCCCGGGTCGGTGACCGACTGGACGGGCCGCTGCTCACGCTCGGCGACAGTCCGCTGCTCACCCTCGGGACCGAACCGGCCGACCTCAAACGCGCCGACGTGGTGATCGAGGCCGTGCCGGAGGACCGGGCCGCCAAGGAAGCCGTGCTGCGTGGGCTGGTCGAGCTGGTCGAGCCCGGCACGGTCCTGCTCACCACCACGTCCACGCTGTCGGTGTCCGAGCTCGCGATCGCCTCGGGGGCTCCGGACCGGGTCGTCGGCCTGCGCTACTTCCTGCCGCCGCCGGAGGGCGGCAACGCCGCGCTCGTCGAGACCGCCATGGCGGCACGGCGGACGTCCGAACTGGCGCGCAGCGTGGCCGCTCTCGCGGACACGGAGGTGGTCCCCCTCGGCGGCCGGCCGAGCGAGGTGGCCGCCGCGCTGGTCCACACATGGCTGAACCGGACCGTCGACCTCGCCGCCGAGGGCTATGCCGACGTCGAGGACATCGACACCGCCATGAGACTCGGCTGCGGCCTCGGGCAGGGGCCGTTCGAGATGCTCGATCTGATCGGTCTCGACACCGTCCACACCTCCCTCACGGCCCTGGGCGTCAAGCCCGCCGCGCTGCTCGACCGGCTGGTGGCCGAGGGACGCCTGGGACGCAAGACCGGGCACGGGTTCCACCGGTACGACGATGCCGGTGCCCGGGTGCGGACCGGCCGCGTCACCGCCGTCACCGGAACGCCCCGCGGGATCACCCGGGCCGGTGTGGTCGGCTCCGGCACCATGGCGCGCGGTATCGCCGAGGTCCTGGCCGTCGCGGGCATCCCCACCACT contains the following coding sequences:
- a CDS encoding 3-hydroxyacyl-CoA dehydrogenase family protein is translated as MTELVIGIVGLGSLGEGVARALLGNGTEVIGVDHDPAVVARVGDRLDGPLLTLGDSPLLTLGTEPADLKRADVVIEAVPEDRAAKEAVLRGLVELVEPGTVLLTTTSTLSVSELAIASGAPDRVVGLRYFLPPPEGGNAALVETAMAARRTSELARSVAALADTEVVPLGGRPSEVAAALVHTWLNRTVDLAAEGYADVEDIDTAMRLGCGLGQGPFEMLDLIGLDTVHTSLTALGVKPAALLDRLVAEGRLGRKTGHGFHRYDDAGARVRTGRVTAVTGTPRGITRAGVVGSGTMARGIAEVLAVAGIPTTLVARTADKAEAVRNAVAASLTRSVRKGRITEQDRLDILARVTTGTDYAGLADAGLVVEAVAEDMAVKPAVLRAIDAHLPPGAVIATTTSSLSVTEIAEHTGRPRDVIGLHFFNPAPVMRLVEVVRTRHTDPDVHATAHALVARLRKTAVDCTDRTGFIVNFLLFPYLNDAVRLLGRTDVTVAEIDAAVSTAYPYPMGPFTLLDTIGLDVSLAIMEMLSGSQGAPAEPLRQLVAVGHLGRKTRRGFRVAEPVE